One Vibrio gallaecicus genomic region harbors:
- a CDS encoding DUF7017 domain-containing protein — protein sequence MNEQPFRVVNNLRKSGKLQEAWSVGFAALEQNPQDAYLKGSLFWLCYEYMKHKQEKIATRAATSGNYRPSDFEFEQIENLLQTIAGLEIPTGGLEYKMLLVQFRKNIEWFPSLIHMVLDKQGTIFDDESKQPFQAEKGEVPSLMLSITRQVASAWLRAREYWQIDLQQVMSLITLTRSHVKDTKHIIWLDYDQAKCFIVSGDYGKARELILPILRKKQRESWAWGALAATYQKESPDLATMFFAKGIDSAHDVTFALKLLQGIVPLFLNAGQPDKASMCVKLAVGAYKENGWKVKPELEKLQGQQWYDSSVDETLLMTYLKSVSKDVTNHLHGPLQFINGVVESIHRSGKGFNVFVNKSTLMSVRIGAHQGKVKPKPGDYVELSISQNEEREVVSCKCIDKVEINDVSFTEGELRIAPKGFGFVNDTFVPPYIINSIENQSQVKVMQVLSWDKTKSRYSQKAVSIRLDNA from the coding sequence ATGAATGAACAACCTTTTCGCGTTGTGAACAACCTACGCAAATCAGGAAAGCTACAAGAAGCTTGGAGTGTTGGTTTTGCTGCACTAGAGCAGAACCCCCAAGATGCGTATCTAAAAGGTTCACTATTTTGGCTGTGCTACGAGTATATGAAACATAAGCAAGAAAAGATTGCTACCAGAGCTGCTACGTCTGGAAACTACAGACCAAGTGATTTCGAGTTTGAACAGATAGAGAATCTACTACAGACCATAGCCGGTCTAGAAATCCCAACTGGTGGGTTAGAGTATAAAATGCTTTTGGTTCAATTCCGAAAGAACATTGAGTGGTTTCCGTCGCTGATTCATATGGTGCTAGATAAACAGGGTACTATCTTTGATGATGAGTCTAAACAGCCCTTTCAAGCTGAAAAAGGTGAAGTGCCTAGTTTAATGCTATCGATTACTCGGCAAGTTGCAAGTGCTTGGCTTAGAGCAAGGGAGTACTGGCAAATCGATCTCCAACAAGTGATGTCACTGATTACCCTAACTCGCTCACATGTTAAAGATACCAAGCACATTATTTGGTTAGATTACGATCAAGCTAAGTGTTTTATCGTGTCGGGTGACTACGGCAAAGCTAGAGAATTAATCTTACCAATTTTGCGTAAAAAACAACGAGAGAGCTGGGCGTGGGGAGCTCTAGCAGCTACATATCAAAAAGAATCGCCTGATTTGGCTACGATGTTTTTCGCCAAAGGTATTGATTCTGCGCATGATGTGACATTTGCTCTTAAATTACTCCAAGGCATTGTTCCTTTGTTTCTCAATGCAGGTCAGCCAGATAAAGCCTCAATGTGCGTGAAGTTGGCTGTAGGGGCATATAAAGAGAACGGTTGGAAAGTAAAGCCAGAACTAGAAAAGTTACAAGGTCAACAGTGGTATGACTCATCTGTTGATGAAACTTTATTAATGACGTATTTAAAGTCTGTTTCAAAGGATGTGACTAACCATCTTCATGGTCCCTTACAATTTATAAACGGCGTCGTAGAGAGCATCCATAGATCAGGCAAAGGCTTCAACGTATTTGTTAACAAATCCACGTTAATGTCAGTGCGAATAGGAGCCCACCAAGGAAAAGTGAAACCTAAACCTGGAGATTATGTAGAGCTTTCGATATCTCAAAATGAAGAGCGAGAGGTGGTCTCGTGTAAATGTATCGATAAGGTTGAGATTAACGACGTATCGTTCACTGAAGGCGAATTGCGCATTGCACCCAAAGGCTTTGGTTTCGTAAATGATACTTTTGTACCTCCATATATCATAAACAGTATCGAGAACCAGTCTCAAGTAAAAGTGATGCAAGTGTTGTCATGGGATAAAACCAAGAGCCGATATAGTCAGAAAGCCGTTTCAATTAGGCTAGATAACGCTTAG